A single region of the Montipora capricornis isolate CH-2021 chromosome 13, ASM3666992v2, whole genome shotgun sequence genome encodes:
- the LOC138028300 gene encoding TNF receptor-associated factor 4-like: protein MSAHVDVDGDCPLAIVPCQYTDMGCKFKGRRNEMDKHVQENMQIHLDLAHLRIRELEQRQEYVCTNGKFLWKISSYLQLFQQSATKKEKEKLCSPPFYTGQYGYKLRADAFLNGLGQGKGTHISLYVVIMKGEYDAILPWPFQQRVDFVLIDQDDDIGVRQNKIWRLSCDRDSDYFKRPNKVKSLGFGCPKFVSLDTLRTRHYIRDNTIFIRIDVDPVDAS, encoded by the exons ATGTCAGCACATGTGGATGTTGATGGGGATTGCCCTTTAGCAATTGTACCATGTCAGTACACTGATATGGGGTGTAAATTTAAG GGAAGGAGAAACGAGATGGACAAACATGTCCAAGAGAATATGCAGATTCACTTGGATCTGGCCCATCTGAGAATAAGAGAACTTGAACAGAGGCAAGAATACGTTTGCAcaaatggcaaatttttgtggaaaatctCTAGCTATTTGCAACTGTTTCAACAGTCTGCCACcaagaaggaaaaagaaaaactctgtaGCCCACCATTTTACACTGGACAGTATGGTTACAAGTTGCGGGCAGACGCTTTCTTGAATGGTCTCGGGCAAGGAAAAGGAACTCATATTTCACTATACGTGGTTATAATGAAAGGCGAATATGATGCCATTCTCCCGTGGCCATTTCAGCAACGAGTTGACTTTGTTCTTATTGATCAAGATGACGACATTGGTGTGCGGCAGAATAAAATTTGGAGACTGTCATGCGATCGCGATAGTGATTACTTCAAGAGACCCAACAAAGTAAAGAGCCTTGGGTTCGGTTGCCCGAAGTTTGTGTCTTTAGATACACTTAGAACAAGACATTACATACGAGACAATACCATCTTCATTAGAATAGACGTAGACCCCGTAGATGCATCTTGA
- the LOC138030340 gene encoding PCI domain-containing protein 2-like, whose amino-acid sequence MASSLEHYLDQVERGLVSKNGDILAELFSFHHPHVASSRLRLPDAQVECEKWFEQPYDEMTAAHLRAVWAVANADYVEARAAQSVVVQSFTRAFQSQKDENWALPLLNVVTLDLRLFAMKADKQLVESGQGKPGEMLEKAAEVMMGCFRVCASDSRSSLDVSKKWGMLALVNHLFKIYFKINKLRLCKPLIQAIDSAPIKDQFKLAHLVTYRYFVGRKAMFDSDFKAADEYLTFAFERCNILYHQAKIKDNLCPRQKKQKQKREISLIYL is encoded by the exons GAACTGTTTTCCTTTCACCATCCTCATGTAGCAAGCTCAAGGCTCCGG TTACCAGATGCCCAGGTAGAATGTGAGAAGTGGTTCGAACAACCGTACGATGAGATGACAGCAGCCCACTTAAG GGCAGTTTGGGCTGTAGCTAATGCTGATTATGTGGAAGCACGTGCAGCCCAGTCAGTAGTTGTTCA ATCTTTCACCCGTGCTTTCCAGAGTCAGAAAGATGAAAACTG GGCCTTGCCACTTTTGAATGTGGTTACTCTAGATTTGAGATTATTTGCAATGAAG GCtgacaaacaacttgttgaaaGTGGACAAGGAAAACCAGGAGAGATGCTGGAGAAAGCAGCAGAGGTCATGATGGGATGCTTCAGAGTTTGTGCCAGTGACAG TCGCTCTTCCCTTGATGTATCCAAGAAGTGGGGCATGCTGGCACTTGTCAATCATTTGTTCAAGATTTACTTCAAG ATAAATAAGCTTCGCTTATGTAAGCCTCTCATCCAAGCAATCGATAGTGCACCAATTAAAGATCAGTTTAAGCTGGCTCATCTAGTCACATACAG GTattttgttggaagaaaagcTATGTTTGACAGTGATTTCAAAGCTG CGGATGAATACTTAACATTTGCATTTGAACGCTGTAATATACTGTATCATCAagcaaaaataaaagataatcTATGCCccagacaaaaaaaacaaaaacaaaaacgggaGATCTCCTTAATCTATCTGTAA